The Streptobacillus felis genome window below encodes:
- a CDS encoding diacylglycerol kinase, which translates to MKNNKVSQIDSFNNAINGILHAISTELHMKIHIFFAIFVLILSLIIDISKFEIIILIIMITLVIFSELINTAVEKIVDLVSPEYNEIAKFAKDVAAGAVLVNAIGAIGVGYLIFYDRLISLYFSGDNFFKLVGRIGNVTMIILALVSLSVIILKSYFKKGTLLEGGMPSGHSAIAFAMLAIVMFLTSNPRIITLVLLMALLVAQSRVKSKIHTLKEVVVGAILGFGISFLVLEILYKFGTLIN; encoded by the coding sequence ATGAAAAATAACAAAGTTTCTCAAATAGATAGTTTTAATAATGCAATTAATGGTATATTACATGCAATAAGTACAGAACTACATATGAAAATACACATTTTCTTTGCAATTTTTGTCTTGATTTTAAGTTTAATTATTGATATTAGTAAATTTGAAATTATTATATTAATAATTATGATAACTTTAGTTATATTTTCTGAATTAATAAATACTGCTGTAGAAAAAATTGTAGATTTAGTTTCACCAGAATATAATGAAATTGCAAAATTTGCAAAAGATGTTGCTGCAGGTGCAGTATTGGTAAATGCAATAGGAGCTATAGGTGTTGGATATTTAATATTTTATGATAGGCTGATTTCACTATATTTTAGTGGTGATAACTTTTTTAAACTAGTAGGTAGAATAGGTAATGTAACTATGATAATATTAGCATTAGTTTCTTTATCAGTAATAATATTAAAATCGTACTTTAAAAAAGGAACATTACTTGAAGGTGGTATGCCAAGTGGACATTCCGCTATAGCATTTGCAATGTTAGCAATAGTAATGTTCTTAACAAGTAATCCTAGGATTATTACATTAGTACTTCTTATGGCATTATTAGTTGCACAAAGTAGAGTTAAATCTAAAATTCACACACTAAAAGAAGTAGTTGTAGGTGCTATTTTAGGTTTTGGAATAAGTTTTTTAGTTTTAGAAATATTATATAAATTTGGAACATTAATAAATTAG
- the rplA gene encoding 50S ribosomal protein L1 produces MSKKGKRYNEISQKVDKLKIYTLEEALELVFDTKSAKFVETVELAIRLGVDPRHADQQVRGTVILPHGTGKTVRILAITSGENIDKALAAGADFAGDDEYINKISAGWMDFDLVIATPDMMPKLGKLGRILGTKGLMPNPKSGTVTTNVAQTVEEFKKGKVAFKVDKLGSIHLPIGKVNFEKEQIVENFKVALGQIIKLKPATSKGQYLRTVAISLTMGPGIKIDPLLAAGFSSK; encoded by the coding sequence ATGTCAAAAAAAGGGAAAAGATATAATGAAATTTCTCAAAAAGTAGATAAATTAAAAATCTACACACTAGAAGAAGCTTTAGAATTAGTATTTGATACAAAGAGTGCTAAATTTGTAGAAACAGTTGAATTAGCAATTAGATTAGGAGTAGATCCAAGACATGCGGATCAACAAGTTAGAGGTACAGTAATTTTACCTCATGGAACTGGTAAAACAGTTAGAATATTAGCTATTACATCAGGAGAAAACATTGATAAAGCATTAGCTGCAGGAGCAGATTTTGCTGGAGATGATGAATACATTAATAAAATTTCTGCAGGATGGATGGATTTCGATTTAGTTATCGCAACTCCAGACATGATGCCTAAATTAGGAAAATTAGGAAGAATTTTAGGGACTAAAGGATTAATGCCTAACCCTAAATCAGGAACAGTTACAACTAATGTTGCTCAAACAGTTGAAGAATTCAAAAAAGGTAAAGTTGCATTTAAAGTTGATAAATTAGGATCAATTCACTTACCAATAGGAAAAGTAAACTTTGAAAAAGAACAAATAGTTGAAAACTTTAAAGTTGCATTAGGACAAATTATTAAATTAAAACCTGCAACATCTAAAGGACAATATTTAAGAACAGTTGCTATCTCATTAACTATGGGACCTGGAATCAAAATTGATCCGTTATTAGCTGCTGGATTCTCAAGCAAATAA
- the upp gene encoding uracil phosphoribosyltransferase → MAIFEYKHPLISHKLSILRNVETDTKLFRESLNEIASLMVYEATKDLKLKNVTVTTPIQETTTQVLDEPVTIVPILRAGLGMVDALLAHIPNAKVGHLGVYRNEETFEPVYYYAKMPSNVVESKVLIVDPMLATGGSIIYTIDYLKSIGVKNISVLSIIAAPEGIHAIKDKHDDVDLYIASIDKGLNEHKYIYPGLGDAGDRIFGTK, encoded by the coding sequence ATGGCAATATTTGAATACAAACATCCACTAATAAGCCACAAATTATCAATATTAAGAAACGTGGAAACAGATACTAAATTATTTAGAGAAAGTTTAAATGAAATAGCTTCACTTATGGTATACGAAGCTACAAAAGATTTAAAATTAAAAAATGTAACTGTAACAACACCTATTCAAGAAACAACAACTCAAGTATTAGATGAGCCTGTTACTATAGTACCAATTTTAAGAGCTGGATTAGGAATGGTTGATGCATTACTTGCTCATATACCAAATGCAAAAGTTGGACATTTAGGTGTATATAGAAACGAAGAAACATTTGAACCTGTGTATTATTATGCAAAAATGCCTTCTAATGTTGTTGAAAGTAAAGTATTAATTGTAGATCCAATGCTTGCTACAGGAGGTTCAATAATTTATACTATAGATTATTTAAAATCTATAGGAGTTAAAAATATATCTGTATTATCAATAATAGCAGCCCCTGAAGGTATACATGCAATAAAAGATAAACATGACGATGTTGATTTATATATAGCTTCAATAGATAAAGGTCTAAACGAACACAAATATATTTATCCAGGATTAGGTGATGCTGGAGATAGAATTTTTGGTACAAAATAA
- a CDS encoding RDAC family protein yields MAIIFDHIIEVNQKLFEYGYKLSLKDACGASCLQIKNIDGSRITTSIDPLIYTIINEHFNKYNIELEYSDSKEYIFEKN; encoded by the coding sequence ATGGCTATAATATTTGATCATATAATAGAAGTTAATCAAAAATTATTTGAATACGGATATAAATTATCACTAAAAGATGCTTGCGGTGCAAGTTGTTTACAAATTAAAAATATCGATGGTAGCAGAATTACTACAAGTATAGATCCATTAATATACACTATCATTAATGAACATTTCAATAAATATAATATAGAATTAGAATATAGTGATAGTAAAGAATACATATTTGAAAAAAATTAA
- a CDS encoding type B 50S ribosomal protein L31 yields the protein MKKGIHPEYRLVVFEDTSNGERFLGKSTKATKETVEFEGQEYPVVKVAISSTSHPFYTGKSKFVDETGRVDKFKKKYNL from the coding sequence ATGAAAAAAGGTATACATCCAGAATACAGATTAGTAGTTTTTGAAGATACAAGTAATGGTGAAAGATTTTTAGGTAAATCTACTAAAGCTACTAAAGAAACTGTTGAATTTGAAGGACAAGAGTATCCAGTTGTTAAAGTTGCAATAAGTTCTACTTCTCACCCATTCTATACTGGGAAGTCTAAATTTGTTGATGAAACTGGAAGAGTTGATAAATTTAAGAAAAAATACAATTTATAA
- a CDS encoding ATP-dependent DNA helicase, translated as MIENIYKELYSKYSFEERINQIEMSKIIEEGINTNTPVLLEAETGSGKTLGYLIPSINYALKEAKNIVISTNTLNLQDQILNKELPLLKEIFGESIKYILIKGRNNYVCKRKLEELVMNSNNNKYIDLINNIKKAPNGDRSEIKYRINNELWNLIKSDKDTTFATKCPYYKSCYFYTMKNKIENCNVFVVNHHILMLDHIIKQEGNAGLIPKYDLVVVDEAHNLENIVRRYYSLTFNFKEVFKNIGQLYSNKVKDIESAGIISKVLYNISNNNVEFFIDDIKEILLSNIDNIYYSLVKLMKYISEVYKKITISGLLAKNIDKLEVSGILEEVFESNLILKKEITRLVNFLEERDDLDQNNLRILLSNIYNNLDTQLNTLQEIFDINFEKYIYWINLENDNVYLVINATPYSISKEFGENFIEKVRKIIMVSATLSVGKSFKYIKNNLGIEDAIEKNIKSDFDYRNNMNIFLPDDIPLPNEKEFNEVASSFILDYVEKNEGKTFVLFTSYKDLMFVSTYLKNSSKKLNVLTQGDLDRMELIKNFKENKNSILLGTDSFWEGVDVQGEALSNVIIYKLPFQVPDDPIVSSICDRLNEIKANSSFIEYQLPYAVLKMKQGVGRLLRSKYDKGNIIILDKRIHKKNYGKTILKSLPDANIEILDIKDILLK; from the coding sequence ATGATTGAAAATATATATAAAGAGCTATATTCAAAGTATAGTTTTGAAGAAAGAATAAACCAAATTGAAATGTCAAAAATTATTGAAGAGGGTATTAATACTAATACTCCTGTTTTGCTTGAAGCAGAAACAGGTTCTGGGAAAACCTTAGGTTATTTAATACCATCAATAAATTATGCCTTAAAAGAAGCTAAAAATATTGTTATTTCAACTAATACTTTAAATTTACAAGATCAGATACTAAATAAGGAATTACCATTACTTAAAGAAATTTTTGGTGAAAGTATAAAGTACATTTTAATAAAAGGAAGAAACAACTATGTTTGTAAAAGAAAATTAGAAGAATTGGTTATGAATTCTAATAATAATAAATATATTGATTTGATAAATAATATTAAAAAGGCACCAAATGGTGATAGAAGCGAAATTAAATATAGGATAAATAATGAATTATGGAATTTAATAAAATCTGATAAAGATACAACCTTTGCAACTAAATGTCCATATTACAAATCATGCTATTTTTATACTATGAAAAATAAAATAGAAAATTGTAATGTTTTTGTAGTAAATCATCATATTTTAATGCTTGATCATATAATTAAACAAGAGGGTAACGCAGGTTTAATACCTAAATATGATTTGGTAGTTGTTGATGAGGCACATAATTTAGAAAATATAGTTAGGAGATATTATTCTTTAACATTTAATTTTAAAGAAGTATTTAAAAATATAGGTCAGCTATATTCAAATAAGGTAAAAGATATTGAAAGTGCAGGTATAATATCTAAGGTTTTATATAATATTTCAAATAATAATGTAGAATTTTTTATTGATGATATAAAAGAAATTTTATTAAGTAATATAGATAATATATACTACTCTTTGGTAAAATTAATGAAATATATTTCTGAAGTTTATAAAAAAATTACAATATCAGGATTATTAGCTAAAAATATTGACAAATTAGAAGTTTCAGGTATATTAGAAGAAGTTTTCGAATCAAATTTAATACTAAAAAAAGAAATTACAAGATTAGTAAACTTTTTGGAAGAAAGAGATGATTTGGATCAAAATAATTTAAGAATATTACTTTCAAATATATATAACAATTTAGATACACAATTAAATACTTTACAAGAAATTTTTGATATTAACTTTGAAAAATATATTTATTGGATAAATTTAGAAAATGATAATGTTTATTTAGTAATAAATGCAACCCCGTACAGTATTTCTAAGGAATTTGGTGAGAATTTTATAGAAAAAGTAAGGAAAATTATTATGGTTTCTGCAACATTAAGTGTTGGGAAGAGTTTTAAATATATAAAAAATAATCTTGGGATAGAGGATGCAATTGAAAAAAATATAAAATCTGATTTTGATTATAGGAATAATATGAATATATTTCTACCAGATGATATACCGCTTCCTAATGAAAAAGAATTTAATGAAGTAGCATCATCTTTTATTTTAGATTATGTAGAAAAAAATGAAGGGAAAACCTTTGTTTTATTTACGTCTTATAAAGATTTAATGTTTGTGAGTACATATCTTAAAAATAGTAGTAAAAAACTTAATGTATTAACTCAAGGTGATTTAGATAGAATGGAGTTAATAAAGAATTTTAAAGAGAATAAAAATAGCATATTACTTGGTACTGATAGTTTTTGGGAAGGTGTAGATGTACAAGGTGAAGCATTGAGTAATGTAATAATATATAAACTTCCATTTCAAGTTCCTGATGATCCTATAGTTAGTAGTATTTGTGATAGATTAAATGAGATTAAAGCTAATAGTTCTTTTATAGAATATCAATTACCTTATGCAGTACTTAAGATGAAACAAGGAGTAGGAAGATTACTTAGATCAAAATATGATAAAGGTAATATAATTATACTTGATAAAAGAATACATAAAAAAAATTATGGTAAAACTATATTAAAATCTTTACCTGATGCAAATATAGAAATTTTAGATATAAAAGATATACTTCTTAAATAG
- a CDS encoding MATE family efflux transporter, which yields MRRRIDLTEGRVGLNLFRLAFPIILTSLMSILYNLTDIKFISYYLGDDAVSSATAASFYISLSYALLFITKNSVQIYVAQSIGANRKNSAKRYARVSLIISVFFSIVYGLITYMFAEYFIRMVGVKSPHYLYPAVDFLRISTFGFIFLFLSQNLSAIINGQGDTLGPFIFLSLGVILNIFLDYLFLGILPFGIKGAAIATVLSQLISVILLIMYLKRKNSIFRNMRFFKLDDIKYYRNIIRLGLPSGISQALFTFISIIIAKMIANVDESILGVQRLGIQFESFSWNVAGGFAAAVATFIGHNYGAGKYDRILKIYKVSVISITGFCMILTGIFVFFARPLYSMFFVDQKLIEEGVKYLTIIGLAQVPQGIEIITTGAFNGVGKTKEPNLIGIIGTSLRIPIIMITLPAFGLLAIWWTIHFSMLFKGLASVVVFLIVWKKQLEYLNITVEI from the coding sequence ATGAGAAGAAGAATAGATTTAACAGAGGGTAGAGTAGGGTTAAATTTATTTAGACTTGCATTTCCAATAATTTTAACTTCTCTAATGTCTATTTTATATAATTTAACTGACATAAAGTTTATAAGTTACTATTTAGGAGATGATGCTGTAAGTTCAGCTACAGCAGCAAGTTTTTATATAAGTTTAAGTTATGCTTTATTATTTATAACAAAAAATAGTGTACAAATATATGTAGCACAATCCATAGGTGCAAATAGAAAAAATTCAGCTAAGAGATATGCTAGAGTTTCTTTAATTATTTCAGTTTTTTTCTCTATAGTCTATGGTTTGATTACATATATGTTTGCTGAATATTTTATAAGAATGGTTGGAGTGAAAAGTCCTCACTATTTATATCCTGCAGTAGATTTTTTAAGAATTTCAACTTTTGGTTTTATATTCTTATTTTTATCACAAAATTTATCTGCTATTATAAATGGTCAAGGAGATACTTTAGGGCCCTTTATATTTTTATCATTGGGTGTTATATTAAATATATTTTTAGATTACTTATTTTTAGGTATTTTACCTTTTGGAATAAAAGGTGCAGCAATAGCTACAGTTTTATCACAATTAATTTCAGTAATACTTTTAATTATGTATTTAAAGAGAAAAAATTCAATATTTAGAAATATGAGATTCTTTAAACTTGATGATATAAAATATTATAGAAATATAATCAGACTTGGTTTACCAAGTGGTATTAGCCAAGCGCTATTTACTTTTATTTCTATAATTATTGCAAAGATGATAGCTAATGTAGATGAAAGTATTTTAGGAGTTCAAAGATTGGGTATACAATTTGAATCATTCTCATGGAATGTTGCCGGTGGATTTGCTGCAGCAGTTGCTACATTTATTGGACATAATTATGGTGCAGGGAAATACGATAGGATATTAAAAATATATAAAGTATCGGTTATTAGTATTACAGGATTTTGTATGATATTAACAGGAATATTTGTATTTTTTGCAAGGCCTCTTTATTCAATGTTTTTTGTTGATCAGAAATTAATTGAAGAGGGTGTAAAATATTTAACTATAATTGGACTAGCACAGGTACCTCAGGGAATTGAAATAATAACTACAGGTGCTTTTAATGGAGTAGGGAAGACTAAAGAACCTAATTTAATTGGTATTATAGGAACAAGTTTAAGAATACCTATTATCATGATAACATTACCAGCTTTTGGTCTATTAGCAATATGGTGGACTATACATTTTTCTATGTTGTTTAAAGGATTAGCTTCAGTAGTAGTCTTTTTAATTGTATGGAAAAAACAATTAGAATATTTAAATATTACTGTAGAAATATAA
- the rpsT gene encoding 30S ribosomal protein S20 gives MAHTKSSKKRIVIGERNRLRNQAIKSRVKTFVKKVLAAVDSKNIDDAKAALSVAYKELDKAVSKGVMKKNTASRTKSRLATKVQALNA, from the coding sequence ATGGCACATACTAAATCATCTAAAAAAAGAATCGTTATTGGTGAAAGAAATAGATTAAGAAACCAAGCAATCAAAAGTAGAGTAAAAACTTTTGTTAAAAAAGTTTTAGCAGCAGTAGATTCTAAAAATATTGATGATGCTAAGGCAGCATTATCTGTAGCTTATAAAGAACTTGATAAAGCAGTATCAAAAGGAGTAATGAAAAAAAATACTGCATCAAGAACTAAATCAAGATTAGCTACTAAAGTTCAAGCTTTAAACGCTTAA
- a CDS encoding HD family phosphohydrolase, with translation MKINFFGKILQINITDNNKEKKEFFLAKLFKQNVNRRIFMYILSVAFFFIFMLINNNTTNYNVGTLAKNDVIAHKDVSYTRNILDDELKQKIKQNTPPEYDEIEDVAKNQLDRLDQFLQNVNQIDLNSDNEISKFIKTYDLNMTIHEIRTIGISKSVKYYLFLSNVLEEIYSTGIAHKSDFNKILAEKQIVLSDEEKSILQNFIEPNLEINKFKTLAKIEKNMENLKNNVIVIEKGDIILKEGTLITEAIYDNLKNLGYVNKSDGFTRMVGEIILFIILSGIFFNYSVRYLKEDFMSKSFYPILLTLIFSNTIYLLLYSSNNLKYMVPYLLTAIIGSVLVKNSIFTISLILFNYIFVLQDIKWGIVVLFLSILTIYINKSVTSRNEIVKNSIYIGLIQSIIVFSIGLISNKEFIQIIPTIVISLVSGLLMGIFSLGLLPYFENTFKILTDIKLLELSNFSNPLLKNLLLTAPGTFHHSLMVGALSEAGAESINANPILCRVAAYYHDIGKMKRPEYFVENQYGIENPHNNLKATLSALIITSHTKDGYILGKQYNLPEEILEIILSHHGTTLVQYFYYKALENKEAVIESDFRYEGPKPTSKESGIIMLADTIEAAVRASLDKSSENIEKIVRYLIKSKFEDGQLSECDMTMEEIEKVTKAFLNIIRGIYHERIQYKKGN, from the coding sequence ATGAAGATTAATTTTTTTGGTAAAATATTACAAATTAATATAACTGATAATAATAAAGAAAAAAAGGAGTTCTTTTTAGCCAAACTTTTTAAACAAAATGTAAATAGAAGAATTTTTATGTATATATTATCAGTTGCTTTTTTCTTTATTTTTATGTTAATTAATAATAATACAACAAATTATAATGTAGGAACTTTAGCTAAAAATGACGTTATAGCTCATAAGGATGTTAGTTATACAAGGAATATATTAGATGATGAGTTGAAACAAAAAATAAAGCAAAATACTCCTCCAGAATATGATGAAATAGAGGATGTAGCAAAAAATCAATTAGATAGGTTAGACCAATTTTTACAAAATGTAAACCAAATTGACTTAAATAGTGATAATGAGATTTCAAAATTCATTAAAACATATGATTTAAATATGACTATTCATGAGATAAGGACTATAGGTATTAGTAAAAGTGTTAAATATTATTTATTTTTATCTAATGTTTTAGAAGAAATATATAGTACAGGTATAGCACATAAAAGTGACTTTAATAAGATACTTGCTGAAAAACAAATAGTATTATCGGATGAAGAAAAAAGCATATTACAAAATTTTATTGAGCCTAATTTAGAAATTAATAAATTTAAAACTTTAGCAAAAATAGAAAAAAATATGGAAAACCTTAAAAATAATGTTATTGTTATTGAAAAAGGAGACATAATATTAAAAGAAGGAACTTTAATCACGGAAGCAATTTATGATAACCTTAAAAATTTAGGTTATGTAAATAAAAGTGATGGGTTCACAAGAATGGTTGGAGAAATCATTTTATTCATAATATTATCGGGTATATTTTTCAATTATTCAGTAAGGTATTTAAAAGAAGATTTTATGTCTAAATCTTTTTATCCTATACTTTTAACTTTAATATTTAGTAATACTATATATTTATTACTATATAGTAGTAATAATTTAAAGTATATGGTTCCTTATTTATTAACCGCTATTATTGGAAGTGTACTAGTAAAAAATTCTATATTTACTATTTCTTTAATATTATTTAATTATATATTTGTTTTACAAGATATAAAATGGGGGATAGTAGTTTTATTTTTAAGTATTTTAACAATTTATATAAATAAATCAGTAACTAGTAGAAATGAAATAGTTAAAAATAGTATATATATTGGATTGATACAAAGTATAATTGTATTTTCTATTGGATTAATTTCTAATAAAGAATTTATTCAAATAATACCAACAATAGTAATATCTTTAGTATCTGGATTATTAATGGGTATTTTCTCTTTAGGTCTTTTACCATATTTTGAGAATACTTTTAAAATATTAACTGATATTAAATTGTTAGAGTTATCTAACTTTTCTAATCCATTATTAAAGAATTTATTATTAACAGCTCCTGGAACTTTCCACCACAGTTTGATGGTAGGAGCACTTTCAGAAGCTGGTGCTGAATCAATTAATGCCAATCCTATATTATGTAGAGTTGCAGCTTATTATCATGATATAGGTAAGATGAAGAGACCAGAATATTTTGTTGAAAATCAATATGGTATAGAAAATCCACATAATAATTTAAAAGCTACATTAAGTGCATTGATAATTACATCTCATACTAAGGATGGGTATATATTAGGTAAACAATATAATTTACCTGAAGAAATATTAGAAATAATATTATCTCATCATGGAACTACTTTAGTACAATATTTCTATTATAAGGCTTTAGAAAATAAAGAAGCAGTAATAGAAAGTGATTTTAGATATGAAGGCCCAAAACCAACATCTAAAGAATCTGGTATAATAATGCTTGCAGATACTATAGAAGCAGCGGTAAGGGCAAGTTTAGATAAAAGTAGTGAAAATATTGAGAAAATTGTTAGATATTTAATAAAATCAAAATTTGAAGATGGACAACTATCTGAATGTGATATGACTATGGAAGAGATAGAGAAAGTAACAAAAGCTTTCTTAAATATTATTCGTGGAATATATCATGAAAGAATACAATATAAGAAAGGAAATTAA
- the ybeY gene encoding rRNA maturation RNase YbeY: MLDLDISFQDIEKKEYVDETKILEFFEFVLKNEREDYNEKELYISILLTDNSNIQVINKEYRDKDMPTDVISFAYNETENFGGVEVIGDIVVSLDRVEEQCKEYNHSVVREFYYVLVHGLLHLLGYDHIEEVDKLKMREKEELYLSKFNITRDI, from the coding sequence ATGTTAGATTTAGATATTAGCTTTCAAGATATTGAAAAAAAAGAATACGTAGATGAAACAAAAATATTAGAATTTTTTGAATTTGTTTTAAAAAATGAAAGAGAAGATTACAATGAAAAAGAATTATATATTTCTATATTATTAACTGATAATAGTAATATTCAAGTTATAAATAAGGAATATAGGGATAAAGACATGCCCACTGATGTTATTTCATTTGCATATAATGAAACAGAAAACTTTGGTGGTGTAGAAGTTATAGGAGATATTGTTGTTTCTTTAGATAGAGTAGAGGAACAATGTAAGGAGTATAATCATAGTGTAGTTAGAGAATTCTATTATGTTTTAGTACACGGATTACTGCATTTATTGGGTTATGATCATATAGAAGAAGTAGATAAGTTAAAAATGAGAGAAAAAGAAGAGTTATATTTATCTAAATTTAATATTACGAGGGATATATGA
- the rpmG gene encoding 50S ribosomal protein L33 has protein sequence MRVQVILECTETKLRHYVTTKNKKTHPERIELRKYNPVLKRYSLYREVK, from the coding sequence ATGAGAGTACAAGTTATTTTAGAATGCACTGAAACAAAGTTAAGACACTATGTTACAACTAAAAACAAAAAAACTCATCCAGAAAGAATTGAGTTAAGAAAATACAATCCAGTGTTAAAAAGATATTCTCTTTATAGAGAAGTTAAATAA
- the rpsO gene encoding 30S ribosomal protein S15 has product MAMKPKSQIIAEFGKDEKDTGSANVQVAILTERISHLTEHLKVHFKDVHSRAGLLKLVGKRRRLLNYIKNRNLDEYRELIERLGIRK; this is encoded by the coding sequence ATGGCAATGAAACCAAAATCACAAATTATTGCAGAATTTGGAAAAGATGAAAAAGATACAGGATCAGCTAATGTACAAGTAGCAATTTTAACAGAAAGAATATCTCACTTAACTGAGCACTTAAAAGTTCATTTTAAAGATGTTCATTCAAGAGCAGGATTATTAAAATTAGTTGGTAAAAGAAGAAGATTATTAAACTATATTAAAAATAGAAACTTAGATGAATATAGAGAATTAATTGAAAGATTAGGAATAAGAAAATAA
- the secE gene encoding preprotein translocase subunit SecE, protein MKKEKMNLFNQIIAEYKQVQWPTKAEVFQVTIVVLLITLFISLMILIFDFGFTTFMDRFSSIVKSLFS, encoded by the coding sequence ATGAAAAAAGAGAAAATGAATTTATTTAATCAAATAATAGCTGAGTATAAACAAGTACAATGGCCAACTAAGGCTGAGGTGTTTCAAGTTACTATAGTAGTATTGTTAATAACTTTATTTATTTCTTTGATGATATTAATATTTGATTTTGGCTTTACAACATTTATGGATAGATTTTCAAGTATTGTAAAATCACTATTTAGTTAG
- the nusG gene encoding transcription termination/antitermination protein NusG — protein MIIENKECVKKWYIIHTYSGYEKKVKTDLEKRIMSENLNDKVFRILVPEEKVFEEKKGKMIPVFRKIFPSYVLIEMLATREATEDSVSYRVDSKAWYIIRNTNGVTGFVGVGSDPLPMDEKEVEDIFNKMSNDDLQEKVDYEIGDYVKTTDGVEGTVEHIDYIAKQVKIVIQVGSRPTTLTLGLNEVTKF, from the coding sequence ATGATAATAGAAAATAAAGAATGTGTTAAAAAATGGTATATAATTCATACTTATTCAGGATACGAAAAAAAAGTAAAAACTGATTTAGAAAAAAGAATTATGTCAGAAAATTTAAATGATAAAGTTTTTAGAATATTAGTACCTGAAGAAAAAGTTTTTGAAGAAAAAAAAGGTAAAATGATACCAGTATTCAGAAAAATATTTCCAAGCTACGTATTAATAGAAATGTTAGCTACAAGAGAAGCAACTGAAGATTCAGTTAGTTATAGAGTAGATAGTAAAGCGTGGTATATTATTCGTAATACTAATGGTGTTACAGGATTTGTTGGTGTTGGGTCGGATCCATTACCAATGGATGAAAAAGAAGTAGAAGATATATTTAATAAAATGAGCAATGATGACTTACAAGAGAAGGTTGATTATGAAATAGGTGACTATGTTAAAACAACTGATGGTGTTGAAGGAACTGTTGAACATATAGATTATATCGCAAAACAAGTTAAAATAGTAATACAGGTAGGTAGTAGACCTACAACATTAACTTTAGGACTAAATGAAGTTACTAAATTTTAG
- the rplK gene encoding 50S ribosomal protein L11 translates to MAKNNKEVVDKVKLQLSAGKANPAPPVGSALGPKGINIPEFCKQFNAQTQDKPGFIIPVEISIYADRSFSFVLKTPPASDLLKKAAKIERGAQNSVKEVAGKITKAQLQEIAETKMPDLNAGSVEAAMNIIAGTARSMGIKIQD, encoded by the coding sequence ATGGCTAAAAACAATAAAGAAGTCGTGGATAAAGTAAAATTACAATTAAGCGCTGGTAAAGCAAATCCTGCACCACCAGTAGGGTCAGCATTAGGACCAAAAGGAATTAACATTCCTGAATTCTGTAAACAATTTAATGCACAAACACAAGATAAACCTGGATTCATTATTCCAGTAGAAATTTCAATTTATGCAGATAGAAGCTTTAGCTTTGTGTTAAAAACACCACCTGCATCAGATTTATTAAAGAAAGCTGCTAAAATAGAAAGAGGAGCACAAAACTCTGTAAAAGAAGTAGCTGGAAAAATTACAAAAGCTCAATTACAAGAAATAGCTGAAACTAAAATGCCAGATTTAAACGCTGGATCTGTTGAAGCAGCTATGAACATTATTGCTGGAACAGCAAGAAGTATGGGAATTAAAATACAAGATTAA